A region from the Halosolutus gelatinilyticus genome encodes:
- a CDS encoding DUF58 domain-containing protein, protein MRTRGLLVGAGLGLFGLALVEMVAPGSLPMPIGDPLVPVVGGLVLCYAYYVRWSGDGSGVTQASIPDPEDVPPTPTPGDEFDEVLKQFLDSGTVYSTTRTKRGLRAAAIAVLTRYADCTESEARERVDDGTWTADPYAASLLSETNDSPGRLLDRLRTPFLAESQYERAVRRTVSEIAAIAAVPVPEREVETIRSRIRQTIGSSPERTAAPSPARRAASGPAATDGRAPAGTTVDSDRMAAEGSTTRSGIRRSTNHWSGVGLVAFVALGVGLLVERPAILLAAVVGIGYAAYARSMPLEPVQLSFERSLGDDDPEPGDDVEVTVTITNGSSRFLPDLRVVDGVPPGLAVTDGSPRFGTALRAGDSTTFSYTVTARRGEHEFRPAIAVARNLPGTVERELLLSAPSVLRCVPPLRPTREAVPLRAQASEYTGVVETDAGGAGVEFYSTRQYQPGDAMNRIDWHHHARTGELATLKFRRERAAVVVLVVDVQSSAYVSPGPESEHAVDRSIAAARRIFAGLLADGHRVGIAAMGAPDCWLAPSTGRDHRARGRTLFATDPIFSSVPDDDQFTLYWKRRLRRRLPDAAQLIVFSPLCDRSTIRYVREFEARGHSTTVVSPDPTADRTPGQQLARVYRTVATTDLRRAEIPVLDWAPEESLDEVLARARAVTGR, encoded by the coding sequence ATGAGGACCCGCGGACTCCTCGTCGGCGCCGGACTCGGACTCTTCGGTCTCGCGCTCGTGGAGATGGTCGCGCCGGGCTCGCTCCCGATGCCGATCGGCGATCCGCTCGTCCCCGTCGTCGGCGGACTGGTGCTGTGCTACGCCTACTACGTCCGCTGGTCCGGCGACGGGTCGGGGGTCACACAGGCGTCGATTCCGGATCCAGAAGACGTTCCGCCGACGCCGACGCCCGGCGACGAATTCGACGAGGTCCTCAAACAGTTTCTCGACTCGGGAACCGTCTATTCCACCACGCGAACGAAGCGAGGGTTGCGGGCCGCGGCGATCGCGGTCCTCACCCGCTACGCCGACTGCACGGAGTCGGAGGCGCGCGAGCGCGTCGACGACGGGACGTGGACGGCCGATCCCTACGCCGCGTCGCTGTTGAGCGAGACCAACGACTCGCCGGGACGGCTTCTCGATCGACTTCGAACGCCGTTCCTCGCCGAATCGCAGTACGAACGAGCCGTTCGTCGCACCGTGTCCGAGATCGCGGCGATCGCAGCTGTTCCGGTCCCGGAGCGGGAGGTCGAGACGATTCGGTCGCGGATACGACAGACGATCGGCTCGTCGCCAGAGCGCACAGCTGCCCCGTCTCCGGCTCGGCGAGCGGCGTCCGGCCCCGCGGCGACCGACGGACGGGCGCCCGCGGGGACGACGGTCGACTCCGACAGGATGGCCGCCGAGGGATCGACCACTCGATCCGGGATCCGACGATCGACCAACCACTGGAGCGGCGTGGGGCTCGTCGCGTTCGTCGCCCTGGGCGTCGGATTGCTCGTCGAGCGGCCGGCGATCCTCCTCGCGGCCGTCGTCGGTATCGGCTACGCGGCCTACGCCCGGTCGATGCCGCTCGAGCCGGTCCAGCTTTCGTTCGAGCGATCGCTCGGCGACGACGACCCGGAGCCGGGAGACGACGTCGAGGTAACCGTGACGATCACAAACGGCTCGTCCCGGTTTCTCCCGGACCTGCGCGTGGTCGACGGCGTCCCGCCGGGACTGGCCGTCACCGACGGATCTCCGCGGTTCGGAACCGCGCTGCGGGCGGGCGACTCGACGACGTTTTCGTACACCGTCACGGCCCGTCGCGGCGAGCACGAGTTCCGACCGGCGATCGCCGTCGCGCGGAACCTGCCCGGGACGGTCGAACGCGAACTCCTCCTCTCGGCGCCGTCGGTGCTGCGGTGCGTGCCGCCGCTCCGGCCGACCCGGGAGGCGGTTCCTCTCCGGGCGCAGGCGAGCGAGTACACCGGTGTCGTCGAGACGGACGCCGGCGGCGCGGGCGTGGAGTTCTACAGCACGCGCCAGTACCAGCCCGGAGACGCGATGAACCGGATCGACTGGCACCACCACGCGCGGACCGGAGAACTCGCCACGCTGAAGTTCCGGCGGGAACGGGCGGCGGTCGTCGTGCTGGTCGTCGACGTCCAGTCGTCGGCGTACGTCTCCCCCGGCCCGGAGTCCGAGCACGCGGTCGATCGATCGATCGCCGCCGCGCGGCGGATCTTCGCCGGCCTGTTGGCCGACGGACACCGGGTCGGCATCGCCGCCATGGGTGCGCCCGACTGCTGGCTCGCACCGTCGACCGGTCGCGATCACCGAGCGCGGGGACGGACGCTCTTCGCCACCGACCCGATCTTTTCGTCCGTTCCCGACGACGATCAGTTCACGCTCTACTGGAAACGGCGACTCCGGCGACGGCTACCGGACGCCGCACAGCTGATCGTGTTCTCGCCGCTTTGCGATCGATCGACGATCCGCTACGTCCGTGAGTTCGAGGCGCGGGGGCATTCGACGACGGTTGTCAGTCCCGATCCGACGGCCGATCGAACGCCCGGACAGCAACTCGCGCGCGTCTACCGAACGGTGGCGACGACCGACCTCCGCCGGGCGGAGATTCCGGTCCTCGACTGGGCGCCCGAGGAGTCGCTCGACGAAGTGCTCGCGAGGGCCCGGGCGGTGACGGGGCGATGA
- a CDS encoding glycerophosphodiester phosphodiesterase gives MSGKENGDSAKAPLGTANRRRFMGAAGALTGASIASIVVSDTAAAERSEERDAIRAPRITAHRGYADVYPENTVAAVAGSSRLRADRIEIDVVACEDGEIVVFHDNVLDHLTDESGPVAETPFETVTQTEVLESGETIPTLGEVLDAARPSITMNIEFKASGNDSWLEFADRALGIAAEYPGDFYVSSFESDALEAVREIDPTIPVGVIFGSNPEENLEIARELDAEAVNVSTGVLDRALVETAHAEGREVNVWTIDSWRDATAPLELGVDGLIADYPSVRDFGTGKRAPSAPGQ, from the coding sequence ATGTCTGGGAAAGAAAACGGCGACAGCGCGAAAGCGCCGTTGGGCACGGCGAATCGACGGCGGTTCATGGGAGCGGCCGGCGCGCTCACGGGCGCGTCGATCGCCTCGATTGTCGTCAGCGACACGGCTGCGGCGGAGCGTTCCGAGGAGCGGGACGCGATTCGAGCGCCGCGGATCACGGCGCACCGGGGCTACGCCGACGTCTACCCGGAGAACACCGTCGCGGCGGTCGCGGGATCGTCGCGACTCCGCGCCGATCGGATCGAGATCGACGTCGTGGCGTGCGAGGACGGCGAAATCGTCGTTTTCCACGACAACGTGCTCGATCATCTCACGGACGAATCGGGGCCGGTCGCCGAGACACCCTTCGAAACCGTCACTCAGACGGAAGTCCTCGAAAGCGGCGAGACGATACCCACCCTGGGGGAGGTCCTGGATGCGGCGCGGCCGAGCATCACGATGAACATCGAATTCAAGGCGTCAGGGAACGACTCCTGGCTCGAATTCGCCGATCGCGCCCTGGGTATCGCGGCCGAGTATCCGGGCGACTTCTACGTCTCCTCGTTCGAGTCGGACGCGCTCGAGGCGGTTCGAGAGATCGATCCGACGATTCCGGTGGGGGTCATATTCGGCAGCAACCCGGAGGAAAACCTCGAGATCGCCCGCGAGCTGGACGCCGAAGCGGTCAACGTGTCGACGGGCGTGCTCGATCGCGCCCTCGTGGAGACGGCGCACGCGGAGGGTCGCGAGGTGAACGTCTGGACGATCGACAGCTGGCGAGACGCAACGGCGCCCCTCGAACTGGGCGTCGACGGGTTGATCGCCGATTATCCGAGCGTCCGCGATTTCGGCACCGGAAAACGGGCCCCGAGCGCGCCGGGTCAGTAG
- a CDS encoding pro-sigmaK processing inhibitor BofA family protein: protein MVTGLEILLVVLVLAALLGASTIVETVRPFIVNTAVGLLVLFLAQAVFGLSVAVTPIAIVIVALGGVPGAILVIMLALFGVAFVP from the coding sequence ATGGTTACGGGACTCGAAATCCTCCTGGTGGTCCTCGTGCTTGCCGCCCTCCTGGGCGCGTCGACGATCGTCGAGACCGTCCGCCCGTTCATCGTCAACACCGCCGTCGGCCTGCTGGTGTTGTTCCTCGCGCAGGCGGTGTTCGGTCTCTCGGTCGCCGTCACGCCGATCGCGATCGTCATCGTCGCCCTCGGGGGCGTCCCGGGTGCGATACTGGTGATCATGCTGGCGCTGTTCGGCGTCGCATTCGTGCCCTGA
- a CDS encoding HalOD1 output domain-containing protein, with translation MNRGQPISQTVIETIAEHEGTPCAELTPPLHYAVDLEALDSLAQSAGSDRDRLSVEFSYQGYTVRVRGDGEVTIGDSDPVAQAEREAA, from the coding sequence ATGAATCGGGGGCAACCGATCAGTCAGACAGTCATCGAAACGATCGCCGAACACGAAGGAACGCCGTGTGCGGAGCTCACTCCGCCGCTTCACTACGCCGTCGATCTGGAGGCGCTCGACTCGCTCGCCCAGTCGGCGGGCTCCGATCGGGATCGACTCTCGGTCGAATTCTCGTATCAGGGTTACACGGTTCGCGTGCGCGGTGACGGTGAGGTGACGATCGGCGATTCCGACCCGGTCGCGCAGGCCGAACGAGAGGCCGCGTAG
- a CDS encoding DUF4129 domain-containing protein — protein MDQRTVLVAIVAVVGVLAVSLAAATLPSTVDVESGLGGGGGGGSGEGEGTGVQPPPASDRPVDAVEIPFVKEILLVVLGLILLALLVYFVRNWRQSVPWIVIVVVFVALLVLALFLFSGSIPTGDEPVPESAGDGGLGGEGDGGGLGSGDSTPVPTVVLLALTIALLGAIVVAARSSAARSTVVDRLRGADPNADEDEDDAAAIGRAAGRAADRIEDGDDIGNDVLRAWREMIDLLEVSRPETTTPREFATVAVDAGMDSDDVRELTRLFEDVRYGEYSPTTEREKRAVRVFRRIERTYGADDE, from the coding sequence GTGGACCAACGTACCGTACTCGTCGCCATCGTCGCAGTCGTCGGCGTTCTCGCAGTCTCGCTGGCGGCAGCGACGCTTCCATCGACCGTCGACGTCGAGAGCGGCCTCGGCGGCGGTGGTGGGGGCGGATCCGGCGAAGGGGAGGGAACCGGCGTTCAGCCGCCGCCGGCGTCCGATCGGCCGGTCGACGCCGTCGAAATCCCGTTTGTGAAGGAGATCCTGCTGGTAGTGCTGGGTCTCATCCTGCTTGCGCTTCTGGTGTACTTCGTCCGGAACTGGCGGCAATCCGTTCCGTGGATCGTCATCGTCGTCGTTTTCGTCGCGCTGCTGGTGCTCGCGCTGTTCCTCTTTTCGGGGTCGATCCCGACGGGCGATGAGCCGGTGCCGGAATCCGCGGGCGACGGCGGCCTCGGCGGCGAGGGCGACGGCGGCGGGCTCGGGTCCGGCGATTCGACGCCCGTTCCGACCGTCGTTCTCCTCGCGCTCACGATCGCGTTGCTCGGCGCGATCGTCGTCGCCGCTCGATCGTCGGCAGCGCGATCGACGGTGGTCGATCGGTTGCGAGGTGCCGATCCCAACGCCGACGAGGACGAAGACGACGCAGCGGCGATCGGGCGCGCCGCGGGCCGGGCGGCGGATCGGATCGAGGACGGCGACGACATTGGCAACGACGTCCTTCGAGCGTGGCGGGAGATGATCGACCTCCTCGAGGTGTCCCGTCCCGAAACGACGACGCCGCGCGAGTTCGCGACCGTCGCCGTGGACGCGGGAATGGACTCCGACGATGTCCGCGAGCTCACGCGACTGTTCGAGGACGTTCGGTACGGGGAGTACAGTCCGACGACGGAGCGGGAGAAGCGAGCCGTTCGCGTGTTTCGCCGGATCGAACGGACGTACGGAGCTGATGACGAATGA
- a CDS encoding DUF7519 family protein, giving the protein MTRTDRSPARLSGVASCVAAGCAAIASGLYSWYALAAGGVGLALLVSGVARGTRSSVSLGAAALVAGAIVAGVQGAAAGAVLVSVVAAVLAWDAGTTAISIGEQLGRKAPTRRIELVHLAASAAVGALTIGAGYLLYEIATDGQPLSALVLLIVATVLLLTAILRDDAASRG; this is encoded by the coding sequence ATGACCCGGACCGATCGCTCTCCCGCGCGGCTGAGCGGCGTCGCCTCGTGCGTCGCCGCGGGGTGTGCGGCGATCGCGAGCGGGCTCTACTCGTGGTACGCGCTCGCCGCCGGCGGCGTCGGCCTCGCGCTGCTGGTCAGCGGCGTCGCCAGGGGAACCCGATCGTCAGTCTCCTTGGGCGCCGCGGCGCTGGTCGCCGGTGCGATCGTGGCCGGCGTGCAGGGGGCCGCCGCGGGTGCGGTCCTGGTGAGCGTCGTCGCCGCCGTCCTGGCGTGGGACGCAGGCACGACGGCGATCAGTATCGGCGAGCAACTCGGTCGGAAGGCGCCGACGCGCCGGATCGAACTGGTTCACCTCGCCGCGAGCGCCGCCGTCGGCGCGCTCACGATCGGCGCGGGCTATCTGCTCTACGAGATCGCGACCGACGGCCAGCCGCTGTCGGCGCTGGTGTTGTTGATCGTCGCGACGGTGCTCTTGCTGACGGCGATCCTCCGGGACGACGCGGCTAGCCGCGGATAG
- a CDS encoding AAA family ATPase, with translation MDIDEAADECAAVIDAIGETVVSDREFLETTLLGLLARGHVLLEDVPGTGKTLTARSMARALGLSFSRIQFTPDLLPGDVTGTHVFNERTREFEFQEGPIFSNVVLADEINRAPPKTQSALLEAMEEHQVTVGGETRELPDPFFVIATQNPVEHEGTFVLPEAQVDRFMVKTSIGYPSFEGEVALLKRRANRHERSPSVERALTADRVEALQGVPETVRVHDDLVDYMLELTRGTRSNHRVAVGVSPRGSQRLFEATRARAVIEGRDYATPDTVKRVAKPVLAHRLVLTADAAVDDVEKESIVDEVLAETPVPTIE, from the coding sequence ATGGACATCGACGAGGCCGCCGACGAGTGCGCGGCCGTCATCGACGCGATCGGGGAAACGGTGGTGAGCGATCGGGAGTTCCTCGAGACGACCCTCCTCGGGCTGCTGGCCCGCGGACACGTATTACTCGAGGACGTGCCGGGGACGGGGAAGACGCTTACCGCGCGCAGCATGGCGCGGGCGCTCGGTCTCTCTTTTTCCCGGATCCAGTTCACGCCGGACCTGCTTCCGGGCGACGTGACCGGAACGCACGTCTTCAACGAGCGCACGCGGGAGTTCGAGTTCCAGGAGGGACCGATATTCAGCAACGTCGTCCTCGCCGACGAGATCAACCGCGCGCCCCCGAAAACCCAGTCCGCGTTACTGGAGGCGATGGAGGAGCACCAGGTGACCGTCGGCGGCGAGACGCGCGAACTGCCCGACCCCTTTTTCGTCATCGCGACGCAGAATCCGGTCGAACACGAGGGAACGTTCGTCCTGCCGGAGGCCCAGGTCGATCGGTTCATGGTGAAAACGAGCATCGGCTACCCGAGTTTCGAGGGCGAAGTCGCTCTCCTGAAGCGGCGCGCGAACCGCCACGAGCGAAGTCCGTCCGTCGAACGGGCGCTGACGGCCGATCGCGTGGAAGCCCTCCAGGGCGTCCCCGAGACGGTTCGGGTTCACGACGACCTCGTCGACTACATGCTCGAACTCACGCGCGGCACGCGATCGAACCACCGCGTGGCCGTCGGCGTCTCGCCGCGTGGCTCCCAGCGGCTGTTCGAAGCGACTCGCGCGCGGGCGGTCATCGAGGGGCGCGACTACGCCACCCCCGACACCGTGAAACGCGTCGCCAAGCCAGTGCTCGCCCACCGACTCGTCCTGACGGCGGACGCCGCCGTCGACGACGTCGAGAAGGAGTCGATCGTCGACGAGGTGCTCGCGGAGACGCCCGTGCCGACGATCGAGTAA
- a CDS encoding LAGLIDADG family homing endonuclease: protein MAQAGNTELVDAFEQFFRNYYDNEIKQLAQRYPNEQRSLHVDWQDLYRYDPDLADDLINQPEQLQRYAEEALRLYDLPIDVSLGQAHVRVRNLPETESPEIREIRARDMNSLVQVRGIVRKATDVRPKIEEAAFECQLCGTLTRVPQSSGDFQEPHECQGCERQGPFRVNFDQSEFVDSQKLRIQESPEGLRGGETPQSLDVHIEDDITGEVTPGDHVSATGVLRLEQQESQGEKSPVFDFYMEGMSVDIDEEQFEDMDITDEDKEEIVRLSGEDDIYEQMVGSIAPSIYGYDQEKLAMILQLFSGVTKQLPDGSRIRGDLHMLLIGDPGTGKSQMLGYIQNIAPRSVYTSGKGSSSAGLTAAAVRDDFGDGQQWTLEAGALVLADQGIAAVDELDKMRCVTGDTLVHTNSGIRPIRELAHEAIADGSIEELENGRTIRDVDIDVWTMTDDGNVVKRDVLAIHEYDAPEEFRRVELESGEELTTTADHPFFVLEDGTHEERQAQHLHEGDWVYVPEKIPAEIADGGVSVLPASEAESETDQITAAHGAVLGYIAGDGNVFYDREGGSYGFRFTNKEEELLNDFEEVCEEAFDTQAVRYPSEQRSDGVETVRIHGKQYVDRLLESGANLETYDGKRLPETITNASRETKAAFVRALADSEGTVDERAVKIYSSSYELLLGTKMLLLEFGISSQIQTRDRDDKRDLFVLAITSDQSLEAFERHISFTLDRKQRALERACERTTGTRTILDVLPECGELFEQTRSALRLHQSECGLKSDATYCNFENGDANASLRLSKTILETFEERKEAASDHCEELDSETSWKRLEELREQYHVSQRELAAEMLLSQQQLSARWGRNTDLRERVGSRLREILETPASVDLEPLRVLIGSDVKWRRVTAVDSVESRDHTDTRVRVLEQQLADELGASTVDSIRERARSLLETDEPAETWDELRNRLGMYGISFQQVAVEMDVAGSTVSRWFSGAVDVDNFDVVRSVCEALLDEKRQNLSVLLEEIERRDQPRVYDLTVEGTHNFIANGMIVHNSEDRSAMHEALEQQKISVSKAGINATLKSRCSLLGAANPKYGRFDHYEPISEQIDLEPALISRFDLIFTVTDQPNEDKDRNLAEHILTTNYAGELTTQRERMTNLDVSHEEIEEMTEQVDPVIDAELLRKYIAYAKQNCHPRMTEEAREAIRDFYVDLRSKGTDEDAAVPVTARKLEALVRLSEASARVRLSDTVEQDDADQVIEIVRSCLQDIGVDPETGEFDADIVEAGTSKSQRDRIKNLKQLIGDIEEEYDEGAPVDIVMERAEEIGMDQSKAEHEIEKLKQKGEVYEPSTDNLRTT from the coding sequence ATGGCGCAAGCGGGCAACACGGAACTCGTCGATGCTTTCGAGCAGTTCTTCCGCAACTACTACGACAACGAGATCAAGCAGCTTGCGCAGCGGTACCCCAACGAACAGCGGTCGCTCCACGTCGACTGGCAGGACCTCTACCGGTACGATCCCGATCTGGCTGACGACCTCATCAATCAGCCCGAACAGCTCCAGCGCTATGCGGAGGAGGCGCTGCGACTGTACGACCTGCCGATCGACGTCAGTCTCGGCCAGGCCCACGTCCGGGTACGGAACCTCCCCGAGACCGAGTCGCCCGAGATCCGGGAGATCCGCGCCCGCGATATGAACTCCCTCGTTCAGGTACGGGGGATCGTTCGAAAGGCGACCGACGTCCGGCCGAAGATCGAGGAAGCCGCCTTCGAGTGTCAGCTCTGTGGCACCCTGACCCGCGTCCCCCAGTCCAGCGGCGACTTCCAGGAGCCCCACGAGTGCCAGGGCTGCGAACGACAGGGCCCGTTCCGGGTGAACTTCGACCAGTCCGAGTTCGTCGACTCCCAGAAACTCCGCATCCAGGAGAGCCCCGAAGGCCTCCGCGGCGGGGAGACCCCACAATCGCTCGACGTCCACATCGAGGACGACATCACCGGCGAGGTCACCCCCGGCGACCACGTCTCTGCCACCGGCGTCCTCCGGCTCGAACAGCAGGAGAGCCAGGGCGAGAAATCGCCCGTCTTCGACTTCTACATGGAGGGGATGTCCGTCGACATCGACGAGGAGCAGTTCGAGGACATGGACATCACCGACGAGGACAAAGAGGAGATCGTCCGTCTCTCCGGAGAGGACGACATCTACGAGCAGATGGTCGGCTCGATCGCACCCTCGATCTACGGCTACGATCAGGAGAAACTCGCGATGATTCTCCAGCTGTTTTCGGGGGTCACGAAGCAGTTGCCCGACGGCTCGCGGATCCGCGGCGACCTGCACATGCTCCTGATCGGCGATCCGGGTACGGGTAAATCGCAGATGCTGGGGTACATCCAAAATATCGCACCTCGGTCCGTCTACACCTCCGGTAAGGGTTCGTCCTCGGCCGGACTTACCGCCGCTGCTGTGAGGGACGATTTCGGCGACGGACAGCAGTGGACCCTCGAAGCCGGCGCTTTAGTTCTCGCAGATCAGGGCATCGCGGCAGTCGACGAACTCGACAAGATGCGGTGTGTAACAGGAGACACACTTGTCCATACTAATAGCGGAATCAGGCCAATTCGTGAACTCGCACACGAAGCGATAGCTGACGGGTCGATTGAAGAACTCGAGAACGGCCGGACGATCCGAGACGTCGACATAGACGTCTGGACCATGACCGATGACGGAAACGTAGTCAAACGCGACGTTCTCGCAATCCACGAATACGACGCACCGGAAGAATTCCGGAGAGTCGAATTAGAGAGCGGAGAAGAGCTAACGACTACCGCGGATCATCCCTTCTTCGTCTTAGAAGACGGAACGCACGAGGAACGGCAAGCCCAGCATCTTCACGAAGGCGACTGGGTATACGTACCTGAGAAAATCCCAGCAGAGATAGCCGATGGCGGCGTAAGTGTTCTTCCAGCCTCCGAGGCAGAATCGGAAACCGATCAAATAACTGCCGCACACGGCGCGGTTCTAGGCTATATCGCTGGCGATGGGAACGTCTTCTACGATCGAGAGGGCGGAAGCTATGGATTCCGCTTCACGAACAAGGAAGAAGAACTCCTGAACGACTTCGAGGAAGTCTGCGAGGAGGCGTTCGATACGCAAGCTGTCCGCTATCCCAGCGAGCAGCGGAGTGACGGCGTCGAAACGGTTCGAATCCACGGAAAGCAGTACGTCGATAGACTTCTCGAATCAGGTGCGAACCTCGAGACCTACGATGGAAAACGACTCCCCGAGACGATAACGAACGCATCCCGAGAGACGAAAGCAGCGTTCGTTCGTGCCCTCGCAGATTCCGAGGGAACAGTCGATGAACGAGCGGTCAAAATTTACTCCTCGAGCTACGAACTGCTCCTCGGAACGAAGATGCTCCTCCTTGAGTTCGGGATCTCGAGCCAGATCCAGACGCGAGATCGGGACGACAAGCGTGACTTGTTCGTGCTCGCGATCACGTCCGATCAGTCACTCGAGGCGTTCGAGCGGCATATCAGCTTTACTCTCGATCGAAAACAGCGTGCGCTAGAACGGGCCTGCGAACGAACGACGGGAACCCGAACTATCTTGGACGTACTGCCCGAGTGCGGTGAGTTGTTCGAACAGACCCGCAGTGCACTCCGATTACATCAGTCCGAGTGCGGTCTCAAGAGCGATGCGACCTACTGTAACTTCGAAAACGGAGATGCGAACGCATCGCTTCGACTCTCGAAAACGATACTCGAGACGTTCGAGGAGCGAAAGGAAGCGGCCAGTGACCATTGCGAAGAACTCGATTCCGAGACATCTTGGAAACGCCTCGAAGAACTCCGAGAGCAGTACCACGTCTCACAGCGGGAACTGGCCGCAGAGATGTTGCTTTCCCAGCAGCAGTTGTCCGCTCGATGGGGAAGGAATACCGATCTTCGAGAGCGAGTGGGGAGCCGACTACGTGAGATCCTCGAAACGCCCGCCTCAGTCGATCTCGAGCCGCTCCGAGTGTTAATCGGGAGCGACGTGAAGTGGCGTCGCGTAACTGCAGTAGACTCGGTAGAGTCCCGGGACCATACCGACACTAGAGTTCGAGTTCTCGAACAGCAACTCGCTGATGAACTCGGTGCGTCCACCGTCGACTCGATTCGAGAGCGAGCGCGGTCCTTGCTCGAGACGGACGAACCGGCCGAAACGTGGGACGAACTTCGCAACCGACTCGGGATGTACGGCATTTCGTTCCAGCAAGTCGCCGTGGAGATGGACGTTGCAGGATCGACGGTCTCACGGTGGTTCTCGGGAGCCGTTGACGTCGACAACTTCGACGTCGTCCGATCCGTCTGCGAAGCGTTACTCGACGAGAAACGACAGAATCTCTCAGTACTTCTCGAGGAAATCGAACGGCGAGATCAGCCTCGAGTGTACGATCTTACTGTCGAAGGCACACACAACTTCATCGCCAACGGTATGATCGTCCACAACTCCGAGGACCGATCGGCCATGCACGAGGCCCTCGAACAGCAGAAGATTTCGGTCTCCAAGGCGGGCATCAACGCGACCCTCAAGTCCCGATGTTCGCTGCTCGGCGCGGCGAATCCCAAGTACGGCCGCTTCGATCACTACGAGCCGATCAGCGAGCAGATCGATTTAGAGCCCGCGCTCATCTCGCGGTTCGATCTCATCTTCACGGTCACAGACCAGCCAAACGAGGACAAGGATCGGAATCTCGCGGAACACATCCTTACGACCAACTACGCGGGCGAGTTAACGACTCAGCGCGAGCGGATGACCAACCTCGACGTCAGTCACGAGGAGATCGAGGAGATGACCGAGCAGGTCGATCCCGTGATCGACGCCGAGTTGCTGCGCAAGTACATCGCCTACGCGAAGCAAAACTGCCACCCGCGGATGACCGAGGAGGCCCGCGAGGCGATCCGCGACTTCTACGTCGATCTCCGATCGAAAGGGACCGACGAGGACGCGGCGGTGCCGGTCACCGCCCGCAAACTCGAGGCACTGGTGCGGCTCTCGGAGGCCAGCGCGCGGGTTCGCCTCTCCGACACCGTCGAACAGGACGACGCCGACCAGGTCATCGAGATTGTCCGATCGTGCCTGCAGGACATCGGCGTCGACCCCGAGACGGGCGAGTTCGACGCGGACATCGTCGAAGCCGGCACCTCGAAGTCCCAGCGCGATCGGATCAAGAACCTGAAGCAGCTGATCGGCGACATCGAGGAGGAATACGACGAGGGCGCGCCGGTCGACATCGTCATGGAACGGGCCGAGGAGATCGGGATGGATCAGTCCAAGGCCGAACACGAGATCGAGAAGTTAAAGCAGAAAGGCGAGGTCTACGAGCCGAGTACGGACAACCTCCGAACGACGTGA